The Methanosarcina acetivorans C2A genome includes the window AGAGCCCCTTCCAGAACGACATAATATTAATATGATATTGTTCTTTTATTATATGGTAAATATGGCTCAAGCGATAATAAATATTGATGATCATACTAAAAAAATTTTGGATATTATTAAAACCAGGTATGATTTAAAGGATGAGAGCGCAGCTATTGAGCTAATGGCTACTCAGTACGAAGAAGAGATATTGGAACCTGAGCTAAGACCTGAATTCGTGGAGAAAATGCAGAATATAATGAAGGAAGAGCCCATAGATATCGGGACTATTGAAGATCTAAGAGCCAGATATGGGCACTGATTTTGAATGTATCGAATAAAAATCTCACCGAAGCTTGACGAAATAATTCAAAAATTGGATAAGAAAAATAAGAAACAAGTGGATATTATTTTAAAGAAAGCAGGTGAGATCGCAGAAAATCCACATAGATATAAGAACCTTCGAGCACCACTCAACAATTTAAAAAGGGTGCATATCGATAAACATTTCGGGTATTGTTAATTAAATATAGGTAACTCTTTATTTCTGTTTTTCATCAATAGAAGAACAGAGTACTTTAGCATTTCAAGACTCTTCGTATAACACTTTGTCTTTCGTCTCAACCTTGCCAGAAAGTGTCTTAATATGCCGTTATATCCTTCAACTGTATACGTTTCTGCTTTGGATTGAGTATGAATCGTTTCAGGAATAAACTCTGCATATGCCCTCCAGTGATCAGTCATCACTTCTCCAATCTCTTTCTTCTTTAATTTTTCCCAGAGTAGTTGTCCAGTTTTCGTTCCTCTGCTACCCAAAGAGCAGTTGATGAACTTTTTCCCAACTCTATCAACAGCAATCCAGATCCAGCAATATTTTTTTTGTTACCGATGTAAGTGTGCATCTCATCCAGTTCAACAATAGATATCTCATTTTCGCTTTTTAGGTCCTCTATCTCCTGACCAAATTTCTTTATCCATTTTTGGACAGAAACATGACTTACCCCTAAAAATCGTCCTATTGAGCGAAATCCTAATCCCTCAAGATAAAGTTGCAAAGCCTGTCTCTTAACTAAAGGAGAACTAGCAGTTGATTTTAGCTCGACTGAATAGTTATATCCACAATCGTGGCATTTGTAGCGTTGACGTCCACAAACTATACCGTTTTTTGTGTGATTGGAACTTTCGCATCTTGGGCAATTCATGCAGAAATATAGGTTTTCATGATATATAACTATAATTAACTACCAATGCCACATTTCGTACTAATTTTTTCTATCGATGAGGTATCGAAGAGCGTCACGCTGGAAAATTACGACCATCATGACGATATTTATAAGCACTAATTTTTCCTGGGAGTCCTGTTTCCGGAATAAAGACTCCTGATAAGGTATTTATTTTCCCGGGGAGAATTTTCTCAATTGCTCCTATTCGGTACAAACGTTCGTAAAATTTCATAAAACCCTCTCAACCTTTTTTAGCTCCACTTTATCTATTCTATGTATCCATGTTATCCGGATCCTGTCTCCGGGCTCAAGCTCAAAAAAAGGTGTATCATTTTGAAAACAACAAACTAATGGTCCTTCTTTATTTTTTACAGTAACCTTTGAACAGTCTTCAGTTCTTTTATTTCCATCTAAAATTATCACTTTCCGTATTCCTGCTTTACAAACCCATATGGTTTAGTTTCAGGGATCCAGGCGACACATGTAATACAAATGGTTATTAATTCCACAACAGCTAAAATCAAGATAAAACAAAAACATAATAAGGACACAACAGTGGGTCACTATTATGGAAAAACCGAACTTCAGGACAGAAATTCTCAGAACCCTCGAAGGAGAAACTCCCTCTCAGATACCGGTCGGCACTTTCACAACCGCGCCGGTACTAGAACTCATGGATATGAGCGGAGCAGCCAGACCCGAAGCTGACCGCCAGCCTGAAAAAATGGCACTACTTGCTTTTTCCCAGTATGTAAATGCCTCTTTTGAAACCCTCAGGTATCCATTTGATATGGTGGTGCTCGGGGAAGCCCTGGGCTGCAGAGTTGATCCGGGTACGAAAGCAAAGACTCCTGCTGTGCTGAATGGTCCAATGGAACTTTCGCCTGTAGTCCCCAAACTCCCTGAAGACCTCCTTGAAAGGGGCAGAATCCCCGCTGTCCTGAAAGCAACGGAAATCCTCCGGGAAAAAGCCGGCTCAAACCTACCTTTAATTGTGGGAATGGAAGGCCCGGCTGACCTTGCTGCTTCCCTCTGCGGAATTACCCGTTTCCTTAAATGGACAATCAAAAGGCCACACATTGTAACAAGGCTGATCGATCTCTGTAGCGATGCCTGCATAATGTATGCCAGGGAATGCCTGAAAAGTGGGGCTGACATTATTGTTATTGCAGATGCGGTTTCTTCTCCGGATATGATTTCCCCGGATGCTTTTCGGACCCTGATAAAACCCGGCATGGCAAGGGTTCCGAAAGCCCTGGGGGGAGGCAAAAGCGTGCTCCACATCTGCGGAGCTGCCGATCCGATTATCGCAGATATGGCAGAATGCGGGTTTGACGGGCTCAGCCTTGAAGAAGGTGTAAAAAACCTCAGAATAGCTGTGGAAACGGCTCACGAATCCGGGGTCGCGGTAATAGGCAGCGTGTCAACCTCCAGGACCCTTTTTAGGGGCAGCCCCGAAGATGTGAAAAAGGAGGCTTTCACATGTATGGAAAGCGGAGTGGATATCCTTGCTCCGGGCTGCGGTATTGCGCCTGAAACTCCCCTCCGAAATTTGAAAGCCCTGGTGGAAGCAAGGAATGAGTTATGTGGGAAAACAAGGTAATCGAGGAAAAATAAGATCCTTGCGAGAACAAGAGAATTGCAAGAAAATAATATATGGGATAGATTGTATCCTCTTCAAATTATGTGAATAAAAGTAAATTTCATGTATTTGCTGAAAATTTAATCAATTCTCCATGTCTGAAAAACAACCTCAAAAGGCGTATTTAACTCAATAACTATATTATAAAATTGTTGCATATTTCTCGAGTTGGAAAATTTTCCATTGAATTTGAAGGGAATACAAAGAAACTTTGAAGTGTGATAAACGTATAAGCCATTTAAACTTTGAACCTACAAGTAAATAGGGGAAGATTTAGGGATGAATGGTTTGAATCTATGAGAATTTGGAAAATACAGTAATGAATGAAGTTGATTGCTTAATCGATTGCCAATATATTTATATAATTTTGGGTAAAACATAATTTAGAGGATTTCTACAGAGCTGTAATAAACTTAATTCTTATGCATATTACACTCTTGATTTGGCATGTATGCAAAAACATTATTTCCGTGTTTTAGTGTCGAACGAAAAAGTTAAGCACGTTTTTTAATTATAAAGCACATATACCCCCATCTCTTTATCAGCAAAATTTGTTTTTTAAATTTTTTGTTACCCCAATACCATTCACGATAATCTATAATTTCTAAGTTACATTCTTGAATCATGCTCCTAAATTCGTCTCTTGTATAAAAACAAACGTCTAACCCATTAATAAATTCTTTAAAAGGAATCTTTATATTACATTTGTTTTGAAAGTCTAACATTGTTTTAATGGTGTTTCTAGTAAAAGTTGGAAATATGTAGCTTTCATAAAAAAGGTCTCCCAGCAATATGAACCCGTCATCAGTCAAAATATTTCTCATATGTATTAACGAATCTACTACCATTTTTTTAGATTCATTTACAGAATTACCAGTCACATGGTGCAAGACGTCTTGAATATGAATATATGAATATTTCGAATTTCCAGGAATTCTATAAGGTAAATGTCCTTGAATTTTAATTACATTTTGGAAATTTATCCCATCTAATGCTTTTTTTGAAGGATCTAAAGCTGTAATTTCCATGTCTAAACCAAAATAATTCAGCCAACTAATAAAACGTCCAGTACTACATCCAATATCCAAAACAGATTTTCTTGTGTTTTTTTTTATAAACTCAATAAAAAAAGCATCTGTAGATCCATATTTATTCGTAGAATCTGAGTTGCCATAAAAATCTATATGATTATCAAAAAAAGTTCCAAGTACGTTTGTTTCTTCAATAGCATTTACCATATAGCCACCTACTTTTAACTATTATATGGTTAATAGTGTTCCATTATTTTTTTGTCTTTTTTGGAAACAAATATTTGTCATTTCATCAAAGATTACGCCATAAATCGAATTGCGTATGGTCACCCATCGCAAATAGGCTGTCTGAAATTTTTTGAGTAATATCCAGTTTCATCTTTTTTCGATTTTGAGGTTTTAAATGCCCTATTTTTTTCATGTTTTTACTGTTAGTCAATTTAGTGTAAGCAAAACCCCTGACCAATGCCAAAAGAAACTTTGCTAACGAGTCCCTTTCAGCTTTCCGATCATTTTACAAAGAATCAGCGATTAAGATCTTTAAATGGAAAACAAAATGAGGCAGGATTCACTTCATTCCAACCTGAAGGGTGGGGTATTCGTAACCCTCCGCGTTCCCATTGTAATAACCTTGTTTTTTTTTCCTTGTTACTTCTAAAATATAATTTGTTTCATTAGATAAATAACTTTCTAAGATAATTTTGTCACTCATGTGCATTCTCAGAACTCTTCTACTTATTACTATTTTGAGAGAAACGAAGGACCATTTTTTGTGGAACTGTTCGAAATCCTGATGTAAAAACACTTGATTACATGAGAGGGTAATCGCTGATCGTCGGGAACTTAACTCGGGCTTTTCTGTGGAACGTGGGAAACTGCTCATCGATGTTAAGAGAAACCTCCAAGCGGTGGACCCGCAAGGACAAAAGTATCGATGCGATGAACAGGGGCAGAACAATTCGTAGTAGTGATGAAGTGCCTGTAATGGGCATGGAGCGAAGGGATTGTATTATCCAGTTTTGAACTGCGGTCAACCTTGTCTTCAAGGGAGGAACCAATGGACAAAACAAGGCTTTATGGCTGGATAATGGGAGCCGTATGAATCGAGAGATTCACGTACGGATCTGAGAGGGCCTGGGGGTGAAATTCCCCTGGGCTACTTACCAATACCCTGACCTTTAGAGGCTGTCCGACAATTATTGATAAAGAAAGCAAATAAGCCCTTTAAATCAAAAAAGAAGGAATTCTTTTATTACCGAAGGTAATTGTCGGACAGCCTGTTTAGGGTGGGGTGGCCGCACGCAATTTGATTTCCTGCAGAGTTTAGGGTTGCGGTAATATGCAGCGTATCAACCTCCATGACCCTTTTCAGGGGAGGGCCTGAAGACGTTGAAAAGGAAGCTTTTCCCTGCATGGAAAGCGGAGTGGATATTCTTGCTCCGGGCTGCGGGCTTGCTCCAGAAACCCCTCTGAAAAACCTGAAAGCCCTTGTGGAAGCGAGAAACGAATTTTGCAGGAGAAGGTGAATTTTGCTGAAGAAAATGAGTTTACGGAGAAGCAGTGAAAAATACCCAGAGAGTCAAAAATGAGATACGGTTTCAGGGCAGGGGTTTTTCGGTTTATTTCAGGCTGACCACACAAAAATCAAGCTTTTCTGGAAGATTTCCCCTGCTTATCAGGGCTCAATGAAGAGCCTCTGCCATTTTTTTACCCGCTTCAAACGTTTTTCTTAGAAGTTCTTCATCCCTTGAAACCGCTCCCCTATCAAAATATCCTGTCACCGGAAACTTTTCCACGATCTCATAGCCCAGGGCTTCAAGAGGCATCCCTAGCGCTCCGAGTGTAAAACCCATTTCTTCGATTTCCAGCTGCTCGCAGACCGAAAAAACAATCGCTTTTCTCCCCTGCCCGGCAAGTTTGCTCGAATAGCGCCTGGGGCGGACGTTCGTGAAATTGTAGTAAGGGTAGAGCCTGTCGATGAAGGCCTTCATCAGGGCAGTTACATTGTAGTTGTAGGTGGGAGAACCGAGGGTAAGCCCTTTTGCAGCCTCGATCTCGGGATAAAGCAGGCTCATTCCATCATGGAACCTGGTGCAGGTCCCGGTTTTCCGACACCTTTCGCAGCCGATACAGGGCTCGATCGAATAATCCCTTAAAAGGACTTTTTTCGTTTCGACACCTGCCGATTCCGCTCCTTTCAAAAAACTGTCAAGCAGCACGTCGGTATTTCCATTTTTCCGGGGGCTTCCTCCAACTCCAAGAATTTTTATATCGTTAATCATCTCACCCTGTATTGTATCGGGGATGGAGAATTAAATAGGTTCCGAAAACATGTCCCTGCTTTTTTGTAATAACCCGGAATGGAAATTCCCCTGATCTTAATCTCAGAGCTGAGAAAAAGCACCCGAGAAAAAGCTGAAACAACCCCGTAAGTAAAACTTATAGTTGCAGAGGCTGTTTAGATACAAAAGGTTAAAAGACTTTAAGCCTAAGTTTGTTTTCAGGGGTTAAAAAAATGGAAGATGCACTTCTCACTATTTTTCGGTTGAGGCTGTTCGAAACCCTCCGCGTTATAGGTGCTTTGATCCTCACTGGCATGACCCTCGGAGTACTTGAGCATCGGGCTAATTTTTATGTCCAGAGCGTCTTTGGCACTAAAGCATCCATTTCACATTTTTTCTCTTTTCTACAGATGCGGTATGTAGTATATTGAGTTAAATTTTACTCTCAAGTTTCTGGCTGATTGAAATAAATTTCTTAAACTCCGGAAGAGCCTGCGGCATGTAACTGTGGATATTTTGTGCTCTTATGATATCGTTTTTCTCGGATTCATTTTATTATTTTGAGTTTATATATTTTTTCACTCCTGTATTTCATATGTTTTTGCAGGCCAGTATTTCAACAATATAACGTTATATTCATCAAACATAAAGCGTTACTGCTCTTGTTATTGTACACTTTTTATTTATTTCAGAATATCTCTCAATAAATTTATATACTGTTTTCATGAATTACATTATAAAAATTTAAAATACGTTTAAAGGTTCAAACGGTTGTACTCCAATACTTTTGATTGACTTTTGAGCCATTATAATTGTTTCAATTTAATATTATAAATTTAAAAGGAGTTTAAAATTGAGTAACGAACTGATTGTGGGCAATAATACTCAGTACCAGGGCCATATAGAGAACCCACATTTCAGGGAGGTGTCATCTCAAAATATAACTGTCATCCTTCCAGCTTTTAACGAGGAAGTCTCCATCGGCAGCATAGTCCTTCTTACTAAATTCTATTCCGACAACGTAATCGTAGTCGATGACGGGAGCTCTGACCGCACTGCCGAAATCTCCAGGAAAGCAGGAGCTCACGTGATTGTGCATGAGGTCAATAAAGGCAAAGGAGCAGCCCTCAAAACCGGTTTTGAAGCCGCAGCCAACCTTGGCGCCGATATAATAGTGACAATGGACTCGGACGGTCAGCATAATCCCGCTGAAATTCCCAAACTTGTAACCCCTATTATTGACGGCTACGCTGAAATGGTCAATGGGAGTCGTTACCTTTCCCACAAAGACAAAAACACTCCTATCTACCGCCGTGTCGGCCAGACAATCCTTGATACGGCTACAAATATGAACTCCGGTCTCAGGATCACCGATTCACAAAGCGGTTTCCGCGCTTTTGCCGCTTCTACTAAAAACGTGTTCCGCTTCGGTGCACATGGCATGGCAATAGAAAGCGAAATGCTTGCTGATGCAGGCAGGTCTGGACTGCGGATCAAGGAAGTCGAAATAGGGGTAAGGTATGATGTGGACTGTTCAACCATAAGCCCGGTCCAACATGGTTTAGGCGTCCTTGTCATGGTCTTGAAAGATATCGAGTTCAACAAGCCTCTTTATTACTTTACAGTCCCAGGCCTATCTCTGGGAGTTGGAGGACTCTACATGGGTGCCCATTTTCTGCAAAACTTCACTATGGGAGGAGGCCTATCCTTCGGGCCTACCATGCTTATGGTTCTGTTTATTGTTATAGGGACCTTCATGGCATTGACAGGGATAATGCTGCATTCGGTGTCGGCGGTTATGAGGGAATCGAAGGTGACTTAACTGAGGGTTAGTGAGTTTTTCCTACTTATTATTCTGTAGCACCTGAAATTAATTTCTTTCTATGTAAAAGTCTGTGATCGATATTGGAACTATGAATTTGATTGTTTGATATTATTTGGAGGGATAAATGTCTGGTAAAGAAAAATTTGCAAGTGTTGTTATTCTCTCATATAACAGCAAGGAAGATCTCGCGGAGTGTATTCCCTCTTTAATATCTCAAACATATCAAGACTTTGAAATAATCGTGGTAGATAATGCATCTACGGATGCTAGTGAGGAATTCGTGAGGATTAACTATCCTGAAATAAAGGTGGTTCAGACAGGAAAGAATCTCGGATACGCTGCAGGGAACAATGCAGGATTTGAGGTAGCGGAAGGAGAATACATAGTAATTATAAATCCAGATACGGTTGCAGACTCCAAATGGCTTGCTGAACTAATTAAACCACTTGAAAACGATCTTACAATTGCGGCCACGACTTCAAAGATCCTGATGTATTACCAGAATGACAAAATAAACGCGTGCTCAACTATAAACCACTATACTGGACTTACCTTCTGCAGGGGACTCAATAAGCCTGCATGTGAATTTGATAACTATCAAGAAGTAGGAGCTGTCGCAGGCTGTTCATTTGCAATAAGGCGCGATATGTTAAAAAATATTGATGGATTTGACTCGGAGTTTTTCCTTTATTTGGAAGATACGGATCTTTCCTGGAGAGTACGTTTTGCGGGAGGTAAAATAATGTATGCTCCTGGGTCTATAATATTTCATAAGTGCAAATTATCAATACCTCCATGGAAAGAATTTTACCTTGAAAGAAACCGTTACTTAATTTTATTGAAAAACTTCAGTTCGAGAACATTGTTATTATTATTACCTGCACTTATAGTGACTGAAATCGTTACAATTGGTCATGCTGTTTTAAACGGCCCGAAATACATTAAAAGTAAATTGCAGGCCTATTTATGGGTTATAAAAAATATTAACGAAATTTTGACAAAAAGACACAAAACTATTTGCAAAAAAATAACTACTGATAGGGAGTTTTTTGGGCTTTTGGATTGGAAAATCCCCTTTGAACAGGTCATTAAACTCCCTATGATGAGTAAAACAGTTGATATCGTTTTCAACTCATTTTATGCGTTTCACATGAAACTGATAAGCAGAATTGTCTAATCTGGAGCAAATAAAACAATAATAATTCTTGGATGTAGTGTTAGTTATATTACTTAAAAATACTGGACTGGTGAAAAAAATGAAGATCTGCCTTACCTGCTCGCACGGTGGTCATCTTACTGAAATCCTGCAACTTATGGACGCATTCGAAGGTAATGATATCTTTTTTATAACCTATGAAGGAGCCAGGTCCAGCGAACTCACAAGGAAATATACTATGAAAAATCTGGGTAAAAAGCCTTTAAGATTTCTGCTCAGTGTTCCAAAAGTATTTGGCATTCTCCTGCGTGAGAAACCTGATATTATCATTTCAACAGGTTCTGAGATTGCAATCCCTGTTTTTTATGCTGCAAAAGTCCTCCGGATAAAAACCATGTTCATCGAAAGCCTGTGCAGAGTAGAAGAACCTTCTTTAACCGGCAAAATACTCTATCCAGTTTCTGATGTGTTTTTAGTCCAGTGGAAGCAGTTACTCTTCAAATTCGGGAGAAAAGCCCAGTACTGGGGGAATGTGCTTTGATATTTGTAACTGTTGGCAGCCATTATCAGGGTTTTGATAGGCTGGTTAAGAAAATGGATGAGATTGCAGGAAAAATTGATGAAAAAGTAATAATGCAAATTGGAAACACGAAATATAAGCCTGTCAATGCAGAGTACTTTGAATTCGCAGAATATTCAAAGATACAGAAACTTAATTCTGATGCTCGGATTATTGTCAGCCATGCAGGAGTCGGATCGATTCTTACTGCATTTGAACAAAAAACTCACCTTATAATCTTTCCTAGATTAAAAAGATATAATGAAGTCGTAGACGATCATCAATTACAAATCGCAAAGGAATTGGCAGAAAATCCTAATGTTACGGTGGTTAATGATGTAGAGGGTCTGGAAGAGGCTTTAAAAATAGATTTTTCTTTTGTAGAAGGGAGTAACGGGAACAGACTTGTTCCTTCTTTAAAAAAATATATCTTTTCAATTTCTTGAGATACATTTCTGGTTTGATTATTATGAGAATATGTGTAATTACTTCAGCAAATTTTCCCCCTGAAGAAGGAATTGGTAATTATATATATAATATGTCAAAAGAACTTATCCGAAAGGGGAATCAAGTCACCATCATAACAAGGGGTAGCTTACGTAAAACTTATAGAGAAGACTTTGATGGTATTGCACTATATAAAGTACCTTTTATATTCGCATATCCTTTTCATGTTCATATTCATGGATTTTTTGTGAATAAATTATTGAAATCAATTGAGCAAGATTTTGATTTGATTCATATTCACACTCCTTTACCTCCAATAATAAAATCTCATATTCCAATAGTAGTAACAGTCCATTCTCCTATGATTAATGGTGCAAAAGCCATAGATATTACAGACTTATTTTCTCTTGCAACTAAATTTCAGGCAAAATATATTAGTTATCCATTAGAAAAAAAATTACTAAGATATGCAGGCCTGATCTCTACAGTCTCAATAAATGTATCCAAAGAACTTGAAGAATATGGATTTAATTCTGAAAATATTACAGTTATATATAATGGAGTTGATGAAAATTTATTTTCACCAGTTGTTAAAAATTGTGGTGAGAAGTATATACTCTATACGGGAAGAATTAGTTATGGTAAAGGTTTGGTAGAGTTAGTTGAATGTGCAAAAGAAATATGTATGTGCAGGGGTGATATACGCTTCATTTTAGCTGGGGATGGGCCTTTACTTTCGGATTTTAAAGAACGAGTTAAAGATTTTAATCTTGAAGATCGCATAGAATTTTTGGGGCATGTAAATCGAAACGAAATAGTAAAGCTTTATCAAAATGCACATTTATTCGTTTTTCCATCGTACTATGAAGGATTGCCAGGTTCTCTTCTTGAAGCAATGTCCTGTAAACTTCCAATTGTAGCTACAAAAGTACCTGGAAATATCGAACTTATAGAAAATAACGTAAATGGAATTTTAGTTCCCTCTAAAGATTCAAATGCATTGAAGGAAGCTGTATTGACAATGCTTGATGATGCAGAGATGAGACTGAGGCTAGGCGAAAAGGCGAGAGATACTATAATCAAAAATGGTTTTACTTGGAATTCAGTTTCAAATAATATCTTACAATGCTATCATTCTGTACAGAAAATTGGGAATTAATCGTATATTGGATTTTGGAGAGAGTTAATTGAAATCAAAAGTAATCAATTATCTAAAATCTCTTGAAAAGTATACTGCCCTTATATTCTATTATTCAATTGCTCGACATCTCCCTCCTTCAGATGAGCCACAATCTTTAAAGTTATCAAAACCAATTAGGGGATTTTTAGCTTCCAAAATTTTTGATGAATGTGGGGTTGGTGTCAATCTTGAAAAAGGAGCTTACATTGCAGATGGTAAATTTATTCGAGTAGGAAATTATTCCGGCATTGGTATAAACTCTCTTGTTCAGAGAAATGTGAGTATAGGAAATGATGTTATGATGGGAAGAGATGTCATTATAATGACCACCAGTCATGAAACTTCAGATGCATCAATTCCTATGAGATACCAAGGTGGAAAAGAGGTTTCTCCTGTCATTATAGGCGATGATGTTTGGATTGGAAGTAGAGTTATAATATTACCAGGAGTAAGGATTGGAACTGGTTCAATAATTGGTGCTGGAGCAGTTGTTACTCGAGATGTAGAGCCATATTCTGTAGTAGGGGGAACCCCCGCAAAGATAATAAAAAAAAGGAAGTAGTCTTTGAAAGATGGATCTATGGTTTGGTATATTTTCCGATGATTATATATTAATATTTTAGAAGGAGCCGGTTATAATATGAAAGTCTGTGTCGTATGTTATGGATTAAGAGAACAAAATATTCGGCTTCAGCCCTGGAGATATATTTCAGAAATTGCATATGGTCTTTTTAATAAAAATTTAGATGTTATGATAATAACTGATGGTTTTTCCGAAAGGCATTATATTAACGGTATTCCTATAATTCATATGAGAAAACTCAGGGAGTTTCCTTTTCAACAGAATAAGGAATTAGTTTCTCTGATTAAATCCGAAAAACCAGACATAATTTTATGGTCAGTTAGTGCTCTTGATTATCTCTATTTAAATATATTCAAACAAATACACGTACCCATAATTGGAATTTTTACAGGACCGATTTACAGACTTTCGGATATATCAAGAATTGGATCTCGGGAGATAGTGAACAACATAAGGTTTTTATTTGTACACATTGTTTATGCTTCCCTTCCTCCTTTTTTTATTCGTAATGTTGTAAACTCCCCGCAACTCAATAAAATCTTTGTTATGAGCCGCAAAAACAAAGAAATAATTACGGACATAGGTGGAAATCAAAACAAGGTTGTTCATATTCCAGTTGGTATTGATGAATATGATTTTGAACAATCTGAAGAGTATAGTTCAATTATCAGTAAATATGATCTTGACGAAAGATCATTTAATATTCTTTATTTCGGATCTCCCCTTAGCATAAGAGGTATAGATTCTCTCATTAAAGCTGTTTCAAAAATAAAAAATGAATATTCTCATGTTAAACTTCTAATCCTTTCCAGACGCAGAGAGAATGAACTAAGCCGTGAAGAGCTGGCTACTCAGGATTTGATTCTGAAGCTGGGCCTAGAAAAAAACGTTCAGATCATTTCCGGTTTTCTTGACAGAGATGAAGTGAAGAACTTTATCGTTTTTTCCGACTTAATTGCCTTACCTTTTAAAATAGTTCCCTCTGATGTTCCAACAAGTATTCTCGAATCAATGGCTCTGGGAAAAACTGTAATTTCCACAGAAGTTGATGGTATCCCTGAACTACTTGAGGATGGCAGAGGTTTTGTCGTAAAACCAAATAACGAAGAAGATCTCGCTGAAAAAATCGTTTTTTCAATTAAAACTCGAGGTCTAACAAAAAGCATGGGTAAAAAAGCTGCATCGTATATGCAAACATATCCGAGATGGCATGAAGTCTCAGAAGCTGTGATATCCGAAATTACGGAAATTTCCAATAAAAGATACCTGAACGAGGTGGTTCTGTGAACCAGAAACCAATGTTCATATGTATCACAGGAATTGATGGCGTCGGAAAGACAACCCATGTCAATTTAATTATGGGATATTTGCGTGAAAAGGGAATCAAATGCCAGTATAAATGGCTTCGCTCTCACTATTTTTTTTCTTTGCCATTACTCGCTTTTTGCAGGATTGCAGGCTATACTCGTGTGTCTACACTGGGTGATTCTCAAAAATGCTCATACCATGAGTTCTATAAGTCGAGATTTGTTTCTGCGTTTTATCCTTGGATTTTGTTTTTTGATACTCTCTTATTTACGACTATAAAGGTCTATATCCCAATGTTTTTTGGAACAAGTATTGTTTGTGATCGTTTTGTATATGATACTCTGATTGATTTGGCAGTAGCAATAAAGGAT containing:
- the pssD gene encoding PssD/Cps14F family polysaccharide biosynthesis glycosyltransferase, which gives rise to MKICLTCSHGGHLTEILQLMDAFEGNDIFFITYEGARSSELTRKYTMKNLGKKPLRFLLSVPKVFGILLREKPDIIISTGSEIAIPVFYAAKVLRIKTMFIESLCRVEEPSLTGKILYPVSDVFLVQWKQLLFKFGRKAQYWGNVL
- the pssE gene encoding PssE/Cps14G family polysaccharide biosynthesis glycosyltransferase → MEAVTLQIREKSPVLGECALIFVTVGSHYQGFDRLVKKMDEIAGKIDEKVIMQIGNTKYKPVNAEYFEFAEYSKIQKLNSDARIIVSHAGVGSILTAFEQKTHLIIFPRLKRYNEVVDDHQLQIAKELAENPNVTVVNDVEGLEEALKIDFSFVEGSNGNRLVPSLKKYIFSIS
- a CDS encoding glycosyltransferase family 4 protein: MRYISGLIIMRICVITSANFPPEEGIGNYIYNMSKELIRKGNQVTIITRGSLRKTYREDFDGIALYKVPFIFAYPFHVHIHGFFVNKLLKSIEQDFDLIHIHTPLPPIIKSHIPIVVTVHSPMINGAKAIDITDLFSLATKFQAKYISYPLEKKLLRYAGLISTVSINVSKELEEYGFNSENITVIYNGVDENLFSPVVKNCGEKYILYTGRISYGKGLVELVECAKEICMCRGDIRFILAGDGPLLSDFKERVKDFNLEDRIEFLGHVNRNEIVKLYQNAHLFVFPSYYEGLPGSLLEAMSCKLPIVATKVPGNIELIENNVNGILVPSKDSNALKEAVLTMLDDAEMRLRLGEKARDTIIKNGFTWNSVSNNILQCYHSVQKIGN
- a CDS encoding acyltransferase, with the protein product MKSKVINYLKSLEKYTALIFYYSIARHLPPSDEPQSLKLSKPIRGFLASKIFDECGVGVNLEKGAYIADGKFIRVGNYSGIGINSLVQRNVSIGNDVMMGRDVIIMTTSHETSDASIPMRYQGGKEVSPVIIGDDVWIGSRVIILPGVRIGTGSIIGAGAVVTRDVEPYSVVGGTPAKIIKKRK
- a CDS encoding glycosyltransferase family 4 protein, coding for MKVCVVCYGLREQNIRLQPWRYISEIAYGLFNKNLDVMIITDGFSERHYINGIPIIHMRKLREFPFQQNKELVSLIKSEKPDIILWSVSALDYLYLNIFKQIHVPIIGIFTGPIYRLSDISRIGSREIVNNIRFLFVHIVYASLPPFFIRNVVNSPQLNKIFVMSRKNKEIITDIGGNQNKVVHIPVGIDEYDFEQSEEYSSIISKYDLDERSFNILYFGSPLSIRGIDSLIKAVSKIKNEYSHVKLLILSRRRENELSREELATQDLILKLGLEKNVQIISGFLDRDEVKNFIVFSDLIALPFKIVPSDVPTSILESMALGKTVISTEVDGIPELLEDGRGFVVKPNNEEDLAEKIVFSIKTRGLTKSMGKKAASYMQTYPRWHEVSEAVISEITEISNKRYLNEVVL
- a CDS encoding thymidylate kinase is translated as MNQKPMFICITGIDGVGKTTHVNLIMGYLREKGIKCQYKWLRSHYFFSLPLLAFCRIAGYTRVSTLGDSQKCSYHEFYKSRFVSAFYPWILFFDTLLFTTIKVYIPMFFGTSIVCDRFVYDTLIDLAVAIKDNEIYKKPVGKLFLKLIPKNAIFTMLNLDKSTIISRRNELKDDESFNEHYILYQEFADKFSIETVNNYGNVNDVNRLIIDIFTSRMKCCFHT